ACCTGAGGGTGGGGCACAGCTGCCAGTCATGTGACCCAGCTGGGGTGTGTCAATCTGTCTGAGTGGTATCCCCTGAAACTAGAGAGATGGGGCTGTTCTCCATGGTGACCTGGGGACTTGGTCTGTTACTATGGAAACTTCAGGGGActccagagggaggagggggagaatgggaatACCCAATCAGCAGGTCACAGTGGGGAGAGGACGGGAGCCCACAGTCTCCATGTGATTATGAGGGCATGATCACCTGTCCAACTCTGTGATTTCTAGTTCTTCTACAGGTGATGGGAGGGTGGTTTGGTTGTCCCGTGACTGTTAAGTCTTCAGCCTCCAGGGAGATACTGAGGATGTGTGACCAGTCTTCAGATAATCCCGGGGGGCCAGCCTCCAGGTGACTTCAGGGATGGTTCCATCTGTGTCCAGGTGACCTCTGGAGGAGTAGTCTTCAGGAGATGTCAGAATCTGTTGGCCTCCAGGGGTCCTGGGGGTGTGTGCCAGGTCTCCTAGAGAAAGTCAGGGGAGTAGGGGAAATCTGTCCAAGAAAGGGGGACTTGGTCGGTGTCCAGGAGACTCCAGGGGACTTGTCTCCCGGGACTGGCCGGTTTGGGGGGTATGGTCAGTGTTCAAGGACCACAGGAGCCTGGTCAGCCTGCAGGATGCTGCAGGGGACATGATCCGTCTCCAGGGGACAGCAGGGCACTCGGCCAGCCGCCAAGCTCCCCAGCCGTCCATGCCCTGGCCCTAGACGCGCAGCGGGGTCCAGGCAGCGGGGTCGCGTGCACCCCCGGCCCAGCCGCCACCTcccgcccagccccagccccagcctccggGTGCAGGGTCCCGCACTCCGGGAGCGCGGTAGCAGTAGACACCAAAGAGGCTGCGTGTGGCGTCCGGGAACCCGAGGCTGCGCACACCCGGTCGGTGGCCGCCGCAGCGCGCTCGAGGATTCACGATGGGGTAGCGCGCGCTCCCGTCTGCTAGCCAGCCTGCGGTACAACGGTCCAGCAGTTGCAACTTCCACGCGGCGAACAGCTGCCCCACCTTGGCCACGGCTGCGCCGCGCGCTGCACAAGCCCGAGCTGCTCCAGAAAAGGGCAGGGGCCGCAGCGGCTTCAGGAAGAACACTCGTCCTGCGGGGTTTGGGGGAGTGGTTAGGCCTGCTCCCGGGAGGTGGCTTCCTCTGGATTCAGGACGCCCCCTTCGTCTGCCTACAGTCTAGGACCCAGCCTCAAAATTAAAGAGCACTCCCTCCCATGCAGCCCGGGACCCCAGCTTCGGCCGGGTAGCGTGGATTTGCGCGCTGTAGCAGTCCCGGGGAAGGGCTCTCCTGGTCTGGTCCCCAGAGACCAAGGGCGAGGGACAcggaactgggggtggggtgcagtgggAAAGAAAGACCGAGATGTTGGGGAACTCAGAAAGGCCTgtagcagggggtgggagggcggACGCGACCTACGCACCCGGGAGGTTGGACGTGAAGCAGAAGGCATCGTAGCGTTCCCCCGCGTTGTGGCGGTAGCCGTAGTTGCGCACGCCCCCGGAGGCACCTCTGCCAACCCCGGCGTTCCCGGGCCCGCCCAGGCCGCCGCAGGGCTCCCGGGGCTGGCTCACCGGGTACTGAACCGAGCCATCCCGCAGCCAGCCCGCGTTGCACCAGTCCAGGCCGTCGCGCCAGGCCGCGTGCAGCTGCTCTGCCGACGCCAGGATGGCGTCCTGCTCAGTGCATGCGCGCTGAGCTTCCGTGAAGGTCAGCTTGTAGCGGCCTCCACGGGGGTGGTAAGGGAAGACCACGCCTGGGGGGACACACGGGGGTCAGCTCAGGTCTCCCAGCCATCCCCCACCCACCTGATATCTGGGGTGCCCTGTGTCTGTTCAACCTAGATCTTTCAGTTCTTCCCTCACTCTGGTTTCAGACCTGACCATGCATTTTTCCAGCTCACACCCCTCACCGCTTCTTTTGCCTTAAGCTTGGCTCACTTGACCCTCCTCCTTAACATACTTAATCGTGTCTATGCCGTTTCCACCGCTGAAGACCTTTGCTCATATTCTTTCCACCTGttgaactcctattcatccttcaaaacccagctccCACAACCCCCCTTCATCCAGTCCTATGTGCTTCTGACATTCTCCCAGCACTAGGACCTTCTCTATGGACAAGCCCTGAGTCCACAAAACTGGGAATGTCTATGTCCAGTGCTGACTCCCCCACAGTGGGAGCCCCTGAAAGGTTGACCCTGTGCAAAACACCCTTTGATTCCCAGCATTGTCCAGGGCAGAACAAGTTGGTTTCCCTTCCACTGTCAGTTGTTACAACTCATCCTTCATCAGACTCGCAGTCAACTCAACTTATAAgtgctctgtgtgtctgtgtttgaaGGGTGGACCTTAGGGGTCAGTTGGGTACTCCCAGCAGTTGCAGGAATGAGATAAACAGGAGCAAGGGAGAAGACTTGGAGCCTGACCAGGATTTAAGTTCTGGCTCTGCTACTCACTAGTGTGTGCCCTGGGCAAGGCCCTAACCTCTCTAAGCCAGTTGAATCACCCTCAAGGgttttaggaaaattaaatgagagactccagagagctctTTAACCAAGTTTGGCACATAGAAAACACCCAATAAAGGAAAATTGCTGCTATTATTGTGTTATTATTTGCTATTGTTGGGAAGTTCAGCAAGTGA
This window of the Desmodus rotundus isolate HL8 chromosome 9, HLdesRot8A.1, whole genome shotgun sequence genome carries:
- the HAPLN4 gene encoding hyaluronan and proteoglycan link protein 4, which gives rise to MVWARAALSPCVLWAAAWGVLLLVAPAGAQRGRKKVVHVLEGESGSVVVQTAPGQVVSHRGGTIVLPCRYHYEAATHSHDGVRLKWTKVVEPLAFTDVFVALGPQHRAFGSYRGRAELQGDGPGDASLVLRNVTLQDYGRYECEVTNELEDDTGMVKLDLEGVVFPYHPRGGRYKLTFTEAQRACTEQDAILASAEQLHAAWRDGLDWCNAGWLRDGSVQYPVSQPREPCGGLGGPGNAGVGRGASGGVRNYGYRHNAGERYDAFCFTSNLPGRVFFLKPLRPLPFSGAARACAARGAAVAKVGQLFAAWKLQLLDRCTAGWLADGSARYPIVNPRARCGGHRPGVRSLGFPDATRSLFGVYCYRAPGVRDPAPGGWGWGWAGGGGWAGGARDPAAWTPLRV